From Juglans regia cultivar Chandler chromosome 8, Walnut 2.0, whole genome shotgun sequence, the proteins below share one genomic window:
- the LOC109000956 gene encoding uncharacterized protein LOC109000956: MEGGVGGGAVSEKREGEASYTYWVREAREDAAPLPVPRKLTPDDLLNSQPPTLGSVWNRAGTWEEKNLNKWASDRIKELLISVGSLEFPSGKAEVLDVSKCIGDAFLVTVRNKKRVGYTYELTLKFKGEWSIKEEKKIVKGHIDIPEFSFGELDDLQMEVRLSEEKDLPHQDKSRICQDLMLFLQPVREKLLQFEQEVKDR, translated from the exons ATGGAGGGTGGAGTTGGAGGAGGAGCGGTGTCGGAGAAGCGAGAAGGAGAAGCTTCCTACACTTATTGGGTGAGGGAAGCGAGGGAGGATGCGGCACCGCTACCTGTTCCTCGCAAGCTCACCCCCGACGACCTTCTCAACTCTCAGCCCCCCACCCTAGGCTCCGTTTGGAATCGG GCTGGAACTTGGGAGGAGAAAAACCTAAATAAATGGGCATCTGATAGAATCAAG GAGTTACTTATATCGGTGGGGTCCTTGGAGTTCCCTAGTGGCAAAGCCGAAGTATTGGACGTATCGAAATGCATAGGCGAT GCATTTTTGGTGACTGTGCGGAACAAGAAACGTGTTGGCTACACGTATGAGTTAACATTGAAATTCAAAG GGGAGTGGTCgattaaagaagaaaagaagatagtCAAGGGCCATATTGATATACCGGAGTTCTCTTTTGGTGAGCTGGATGACTTGCAG ATGGAAGTAAGATTGAGTGAAGAGAAGGATCTTCCACACCAAGATAAGTCGCGGATTTGCCAGGATTTGATGCTATTTTTGCAGCCTGTACGTGAAAAATTGCTTCAGTTTGAACAGGAAGTCAAAGATAGATAG